Proteins from a genomic interval of Scophthalmus maximus strain ysfricsl-2021 chromosome 22, ASM2237912v1, whole genome shotgun sequence:
- the mterf3 gene encoding transcription termination factor 3, mitochondrial has protein sequence MGSYYVQVCLRCRSLLCSKTTATTWNFSTQVRQCTTVTRGADKILNGSSFFRGSHRTTQARQGWKPQVFCYSDLTAKHLATESKDGKFTEELSRADVVAYKSPLLPVSDAVPGSESQMPLDLDAAAEVSALEVISDEEAISIPVPDAMPPASTSLKDYVDKSETLGKLVQLGVDLWKLEQRPNVGSMLLRLDFNTDVAPRLLFLKEIGVEESRFGYIITHNPFILTASLENLQTRVNYLKSKKFSSETVASMVSRAPYLLNFSVKRLDNRMGFFQQQLNLSASNTRDIVARLPRLLCGSLEHVKENLKVCEIELGFKANEIQHIVIAVPKVLTASKRRLTQIFDLIHNTMKVPHHLITKFPQVLNTKYLRVRERHLFLNYLGKAQYDPNLPNYISLDRLVSLPNETFCTELASASLEDFYVFQKTL, from the exons ATGGGTTCGTACTATGTCCAGGTGTGTCTGAGATGCAGAAGTCTTCTTTGCTCCAAGACCACGGCCACTACCTGGAACTTCAGCACTCAAGTTCGCCAGTGCACAACAGTTACAAGGGGAGCCGACAAGATCCTAAATGGATCGTCATTTTTCAGAGGGAGTCACCGAACAACTCAGGCAAGACAGGGGTGGAAACCGCAGGTGTTCTGTTACAGTGACCTAACGGCCAAACATCTGGCAACTGAGTCTAAGGACGGCAAGTTCACAGAGGAGCTGTCAAGAGCTGATGTTGTGGCATACAAGAGCCCCCTGTTGCCAGTCAGTGATGCCGTGCCGGGGAGTGAAAGCCAGATGCCATTAG AtctggatgctgctgctgaagtttCCGCATTAGAGGTGATCAGTGATGAAGAAGCTATCAGTATACCTGTTCCTGACGCCATGCCTCCAGCCTCCACCTCTCTTAAAGACTACGTTGACAAGTCTGAGACACTCGGCAAGCTCGTACAGCTAG GTGTGGATCTGTGGAAGCTTGAACAAAGGCCCAACGTGGGATCCATGCTGCTGAGGCTGGACTTCAACACAGACGTGGCCCCGAGGCTGCTGTTTCTCAAAGAGATCGGGGTGGAGGAATCTCGCTTTGGCTATATCATAACACACAACCCCTTCATTCTCACGGCGAGTTTGGAAAACCTGCAGACCAG GGTGAACTATTTGAAGTCAAAGAAGTTCAGTTCTGAGACGGTTGCTTCCATGGTATCTAGAGCTCCGTATCTGCTAAACTTCAGTGTGAAGAGGCTGGACAAcagaatgggtttttttcagcagcaacTCAACCTCAGTGCTTCTAAT ACACGGGACATCGTAGCTCGTCTCCCACGATTACTGTGTGGCAGTTTGGAGCACGTTAAAGAAAATCTCAAG GTATGTGAAATTGAGCTCGGCTTTAAGGCAAATGAAATCCAACACATCGTTATTGCCGTTCCAAAAGTGCTGACTGCCAGTAAAAGAAGGTTGACCCAAATATTTGACCTCATCCACAACACCATGAAGGTGCCACACCACCTGATCACCAAGTTCCCACAG GTCCTGAATACCAAGTACTTGCGTGTCAGAGAACGCCACCTGTTCCTCAATTACCTTGGAAAAGCTCAGTATGACCCAAATCTGCCCAACTACATCTCCCTGGACCGCCTGGTTTCCTTGCCAAATGAGACTTTTTGCACTGAATTGGCTTCTGCCTCACTGGAAGATTTTTATGTGTTCCAAAAGACACTTTGA